AACAATTGCCATCCCAACCGGATCGGAACTGTGGCAAGTTGGGTGCCAGAAACCCCAGTTATCATGGATCACATGGGATTTCCGGACGATTTAGATTCTGCCATCACTGTCGCAAAAGCGAACAAAAATATATCGTTGGGGACGACTATCTTACGCTTTCATCGGCGGTGGGGAACGGATCCAGACGCGGTTGTTCCAACGGAAGTAAAAGACGCAGTTGATGCGCTTGGACCTGAACAGATAGTCTTCGGTTCTAATTTGCCTGAGTACCGTCCCATTCAGGTTATCAACGCCCTGAAGCGTTTGGAACTCGGCGATGATGCTGAAGCACAGATTTTCGGTGGAAATCTCGCTCGTATCTATGGACTTTAAAAAAAATGAAACGAACGCCCCTTTATGAGGTTCACAAAGGTCTCAATGCGAAATTCACTGAATTCGGCTCTTGGGAGATGCCTCTCCAGTATAGCAGCATTGTTAAGGAACATTTGGCTGTCCGGAGCATCGTCGGTTTGTTTGACCTCTCGCATATGGGAGAGATTGAAGTTTCTGGACAAGGCGCGAACGAATTGGTGCAGAAACTCAGCACAAACGATGTGAGTCGTTTAAGCAACGGGCGTGTGTTGTACACCCTATTCTGCAATGAAACAGGTGGAATCGTTGACGATTTACTCGTTTACCGACATGCTGATAACTGTTATATGCTTGTGGTCAACGCCGCCAATATTGAAAAAGATCTGGCGTGGGTGGAGACCTATAATGATACAGGCACAGAAGTAAAAGACATATCTCAGGATACGGCTCTCATTGCGCTACAAGGTCCACAGGCAATAGACCTTCTGAATTCTTTCGTTCCTGAACGAGATGTCTCCGAGATTCCGTATTTTCGGTTTGTGCTCGGTGAAGTTGCGGGCATCCCTACCGTCATTTCACGGACAGGTTATACAGGGGAAGTTGGCTTTGAGTTATATGTTCCTGCAGCGGACGCCGAGCGCTTGTGGGATGCTCTGTATCCTGTGGTCATCGCGGTAGGCGGTCAACCCGTTGGGCTTGGTGCGCGCGACACATTGCGTCTTGAAGCCGGACTTCGTCTCTACGGCATGGATATGAACGACAACACGAATCCGTTTGAGGTTGGACTGGGTCGATTCGTGAGACTTAAGAACCGACAATGTATCGGCAAGAGTGCACTCCTTGCACAGAAAAGGAAGGGCATCACGAAACAACTCATTGGATTTCAAATGCTTGATCGTGCTGTGGCGCGTGCTGGCTATACTATTTATCAAGGCGATGAACGCATAGGTTGCGTGACCAGCGGTGCTCCTTCGCCGAGTCTCAAATGTAGTATCGGTTTCGCCGCTATCGAATTGCGAGCTGGATCTGAAAATGAAAAAATTGATGTGGAAATTCGTGGTAAACTGCACCCCGCTAAGATTGTGGAGGTGCCTTTTGTTTCAATGGGAACGTAATTTTTTTATAAACATACAATAGAGAACATAATATGATTCCACAAAATTTAAGATATATGGAAAGCCATGAGTGGGTTAGACAGCAGGACGACATTGCTACTATCGGTATCAGCGATTATGCGCAATCGGAAATTCAGGATATCGTCTATGTTGAATTGCCTGAAGCTGGCACTGAACTCACACAGAAAACGGAATTTGGCGTGATAGAATCTGTCAAAGCCGCATTTGACCTCTATGCCCCTGTCAGTGGGGAAGTTATTGAGGTAAACGAATCCCTCCTTGATGCGCCAGAACAGGTCAATGAATCCCCTTATGATGAAGGATGGTTTCTCAAAATCAGGATGACTGACGCCAGCGAACTTGACGCGCTTCTTGATGCTGATAGTTATCAGGCACATATTGAGGCGGAACATGGATAAAAAACAGAAAAACGGAAGATCTTTCACAGATCGACACATCGGTCCTCGTTCAGAAGATATTGAATTGATGTTGTCAACGCTCGGTTATTCTTCAATGACTGATTTCATCGAAGATGTTGTGCCGGCGGACGTTCGTTTATCTTCCTCTTTCAGTTTAGATGGAGATGTCTCTGGGTTTTCAGAGTCGGAGGTGCTTGTTGCACTAAAGAAACTCGCTTCTCAAAACCAGGTCTTTCGCTCTTTTATTGGAATGGGGTACTATAATTGCTTTGTTCCACCAGTCATCCAGCGAAATATTCTGGAAAACCCGGGTTGGTATACCCAATACACACCCTATCAAGCCGAGATTTCACAGGGACGTTTGGAGGCACTGCTTAACTTCCAAACAATGGTGATTGATTTAACCGGTTTACCGGTCGCGAATGCTTCTCTTCTGGACGAAGCAACTGCCGCGGCTGAGGCGATGGGAATGTGCGTGGCAAATGCACCGAAAAAGATCAGTCGAAACTTTTTTGTGTCAGAAACCTGTCATCCACAAACAATCGCTGTTCTACAAACCCGCGCTGAACCCCTCGGCATTGAATTACAAATCGGGGACCATCGTGATGTCAATTTTGACACACCGATCTTAGGCGCTATCGTGCAATATCCCGCCACAGATGGTGCTATCTACGATTACAGTGAGTTTGCTGAACAAGTGCATGCCGCTGGCGGTTTATTCGTTACTGCGACGGACCTGTTGGCACTAACGCTCTTACGTCCTCCCAGTGAGTTTGGTGCTGACATCGCTATCGGTAGCGCACAACGGTTTGGTGTGCCGCTCGGATATGGCGGTCCCCACGCAGCCTTTCTTTCCACACATGAAGAGCTTAAACGGAGTATCCCCGGACGGATTGCGGGTGTTTCTCAAGATGCGACCGGCAAACCGGCTATCCGCTTGGCACTCCAAACGCGGGAGCAGCATATCCGACGCGAAAAAGCGACGAGTAACATTTGCACCGCACAGGTTCTGCTCGCTGTGATGGCGGGGATGTATGCAGTTTATCATGGACCCACAGGACTTAAGCAGATCGCTGAACGCGTCCACTCCCTCACTTGCACATTACGGGCAGGACTTGACAAACTTGGGTTTGCAACAGGGAAATCACCCTGTTTTGATACCCTCTGCGTTGGTGTTCCGTCAGGAACAGTTGAGGCGTTACTCGAATCTGCACGTGCAAAACAAATCAATCTGCGGGCAATTGATTCAACACATATCGGTATCTCTTTAGACGAAACGACAACATCTGCTGATGTCGAAGAAATCCTGCGGGTATTTGGTGCGCGGACGAGTTTGGAAAGCGTTCCTGTAGGGGCAGGTCTTGTGCCTGTCCTTCCAATAGATTTGCAACGGAAGAGTTCCTACCTTACGCATCCTGTTTTCAATAGTTACCATTCCGAAACCGAGATGCTTCGCTATATCCACAAGCTTCAAACCAAAGATCTTTCCCTCGTGAATGCTATGATACCGCTCGGTTCTTGTACGATGAAACTCAACGCAACAGCAGAGATGGTACCGGTAACATGGAATGAATTTGGCGAACTCCACCCGTTCGCACCACAAGAACAAGCAGAGGGGTATCAGACACTATTTTCACAATTGGAGACGTGGTTAGCTGAAATAACCGGCTATAGTGGTATCTCATTGCAACCGAACGCGGGTTCACAAGGGGAATATGCTGGACTGTTAGTCATACGAAAATACCACCAGAGTCACGGAGCGTCACATCGGAATGTCTGTCTCATACCAACATCTGCTCACGGCACAAATCCCGCGAGTGCAGTGATGGCAGGTATGCAAGTTGTCGTTGTCACGTGCGATACGGATGGAAATATTGATCTCGAAGATCTCCAATTAAAAGCTGACAAGCATCGTGAAAATCTCGCTGCTGCCATGATTACATATCCTTCAACACACGGGGTTTTTGAAGAGAAAATTCGAGAAATTTGCGATATTGTCCATCAATCCGGTGGACAAATCTATATGGACGGCGCGAATCTGAATGCCCTTGTTGGCATCGGACAGCCAGCAGATATTGGCGCGGATGTATGCCATTTGAACCTCCACAAAACTTTCTGTATCCCACACGGTGGCGGCGGACCGGGGATGGGACCCATTGGAGTTAAAGCGCATCTGACAGATTTTCTACCGACACATCCACTTGTCTCTGTCGGTGGTGATGCTGGAATTGGTGCCGTGTCTGCTGCGCCGTGGGGAAGTCCGGGAATTTTGCCGATCTCTTGGGCATATATTGCGATGATGGGAACGCAAGGACTTACAGCCGCGACAGAAGTTGCAATTTTGAACGCTAACTATATTGCCAAACGGCTTGCCCCGCATTATCCTGTCCTTTATACTGGAAAGAACGGCTTAGTTGCTCATGAGTGTATCATTGATTTGCGTACCTTCAAGAAGAGTGCTGATATAGATGTGACGGATGTCGCAAAGCGACTGATGGATTATGGATTCCACGCACCGACTGTCTCTTGGCCCGTCCTGGGAACGATGATGATTGAACCGACGGAAAGCGAATCGAGAGCGGAATTAGAACGGTTCTGTGACGCTCTCATCTCAATACGTGAAGAGATAGCGGAGATTGAGGCGGGTGTCGCTGATCGGGTAGACAATGTGTTGAAGAACGCTCCGCACACTGTAGAGATGGTTACACAATCTGAGTGGCGGCACTCCTATTCCCGTGAGAGCGCTGCGTTTCCGAAACCTTGGGTCCGCGAGGCTAAATTCTGGCCAGCAGTCGCACGTATCAATGAGGTTTACGGAGATAGGAATCTTATGTGCGCCTGCCCACCACTTGACGAATATTAAAACGCAAACTAAACCAGTATCGGATTTATGTACCAAAAAGTTGAAACGTCCATTGTTCCTCCGCAAGGTACAATTGGCAGTTAGCGATTAGCGGTTAGCAGTCAGTAAAGAGGTCTTAGTCTCACACAGTTTACTTCTTAAGATAGCATCAAGACCCGTAGCTCACAATGTAATGGAGAGCGGATTTAAGGGACGCATTCGATAGTTGAAACGTCCTTTGTTCCTCCACAAGGTAAAATGAAAAAATGAAAGCGATAATTATAGGCGCAGGAGAGGTTGGATTCCATATTGCCAAACTTCTCACTGTCCAAGCTAACGATGTTGTTCTCATTGATGAGTCCGAGGCTGCCTGCGACCGAGTGAATGAACAATTGGACTTGCAAACGCTGCACGGATCCGGGGCATCCCCGCGTCTCCTGAAAACCGCTGGGATTGACGAAGCGGATCTCATCATTGCCGTTACGAATAGTGATGAGATTAATATACTCGCTTGTCAGATAGCCGGCAGATCCGGTGTCCACACAAAGATCGCGCGGGTCTCAAATCCTGACTACTTCTCCACGGAGAGTGGACTCACGCCTAAAGATTTCGGTATTGATCTTCTGGTGAATCCAGAGCAGCGCTGTGTTGCTGAATTTGTCCGACTCTTGCAGATCCCTGAGGCACGGGAGATTGTTGAATTTGAAGAAGGAAGAGTCCAGCTTGTTTCCTTTCGGACCAAACAGTCAAACCCGTTAATAGGAAAACCGCTCGCAGAGCTGGATGCAAGTGGTCTGCTTGCTGATATTCGTTTTGCTGCTATTAGTCGTCGTGGAAACCCCAATAACGGTAACCCGATCAGTAACGGCAGCAGACACATTATCATTCCAAGGGGAGCTGATGCTTTGCGACAAGGCGACGAGGTCTTTGTTATCGGCAGTGCGTTGGCAGTTGAGCAATTATTACGCATTAGCGGTATTACATTTAACCAGCAGCTGGACCGTGTTATCATTGTGGGTGCGAGTCCCATCGGTATTGGACTCGCCCGTGCGCTTGAAGAAAACGATACCAACGTCAAACTCATTGAAGCCGATCAAACACAAGCGCGACTTGCATCCCAAATGCTAAAGCGCACCACCGTTTTGCAAGGCGATTATCTTCAATTCAGACTCCTTGAAGAGGCAGGTATAGAGGGCGTTAACGGATTCGTCTCCGTTACAGGGGACGATGAAAACGATATTATGGCATGTATGACTGCCAAAGAGAACGGTGCTCAGCGTGTCCTCGCGCTCGTTCAACGACCAAGTTATCTTCCCTTGTTGGCACGGATTCCAAGACTTGATGGTGCCGTCAGTCGACATCTCACAGTTGTTAGCAATATCCTGCGGCTCATCCGTCGTGGCAATATAATTTCTGTTGCCTCGCTTCACGGTATAGATGCCGAAGTCATTGAAATTGTTGCTGGCGTCAACGCGAAGATTGTCCACAAGGAACTCTCCTCTTTCAGTACAAAATTTCCGGAAAATGCATTTATCGGTGCCGTTATTCGACGGGAAAAACTCATTATCCCGACCGGTCAATCTGTTATCCAACCTGCAGACCGCGTTATTGTCTTTAGTATGCCCGGTGCGATTCCGATTGTTGAAGATCTGTTCGAGGAGCGGAGAGACTAAATGGTTGTCAGTCGTCAGCGGTCAGTTATCGGTAAAGAGATGCTCTTGTGAAATCTATCCCAGTTCGGAGTATTCCAATAAACCGCAAATTGTTACATCAAGCCCTCCCAACCCACAACTGATAACCGATAACTATTAAAATGAGTCTTAAATTAATCGCCTATACGCTTGGGAATCTGCTAATTTGTCTCGCGGGAACGATGCTGCTTCCTTTGGGAGTGGCTATCTATTATCAGGTCCATGCGGGTGAAACCGAGAGCAATTTGATGGCATTCGTCATCTCGACAATATTCACCTTAATTGTTGGTTTGGCTCTCCGTTTTAGTATTCGCGCACGACAGGAAGAACT
This region of Candidatus Poribacteria bacterium genomic DNA includes:
- the trkA gene encoding Trk system potassium transporter TrkA is translated as MKAIIIGAGEVGFHIAKLLTVQANDVVLIDESEAACDRVNEQLDLQTLHGSGASPRLLKTAGIDEADLIIAVTNSDEINILACQIAGRSGVHTKIARVSNPDYFSTESGLTPKDFGIDLLVNPEQRCVAEFVRLLQIPEAREIVEFEEGRVQLVSFRTKQSNPLIGKPLAELDASGLLADIRFAAISRRGNPNNGNPISNGSRHIIIPRGADALRQGDEVFVIGSALAVEQLLRISGITFNQQLDRVIIVGASPIGIGLARALEENDTNVKLIEADQTQARLASQMLKRTTVLQGDYLQFRLLEEAGIEGVNGFVSVTGDDENDIMACMTAKENGAQRVLALVQRPSYLPLLARIPRLDGAVSRHLTVVSNILRLIRRGNIISVASLHGIDAEVIEIVAGVNAKIVHKELSSFSTKFPENAFIGAVIRREKLIIPTGQSVIQPADRVIVFSMPGAIPIVEDLFEERRD
- the gcvP gene encoding aminomethyl-transferring glycine dehydrogenase, translating into MDKKQKNGRSFTDRHIGPRSEDIELMLSTLGYSSMTDFIEDVVPADVRLSSSFSLDGDVSGFSESEVLVALKKLASQNQVFRSFIGMGYYNCFVPPVIQRNILENPGWYTQYTPYQAEISQGRLEALLNFQTMVIDLTGLPVANASLLDEATAAAEAMGMCVANAPKKISRNFFVSETCHPQTIAVLQTRAEPLGIELQIGDHRDVNFDTPILGAIVQYPATDGAIYDYSEFAEQVHAAGGLFVTATDLLALTLLRPPSEFGADIAIGSAQRFGVPLGYGGPHAAFLSTHEELKRSIPGRIAGVSQDATGKPAIRLALQTREQHIRREKATSNICTAQVLLAVMAGMYAVYHGPTGLKQIAERVHSLTCTLRAGLDKLGFATGKSPCFDTLCVGVPSGTVEALLESARAKQINLRAIDSTHIGISLDETTTSADVEEILRVFGARTSLESVPVGAGLVPVLPIDLQRKSSYLTHPVFNSYHSETEMLRYIHKLQTKDLSLVNAMIPLGSCTMKLNATAEMVPVTWNEFGELHPFAPQEQAEGYQTLFSQLETWLAEITGYSGISLQPNAGSQGEYAGLLVIRKYHQSHGASHRNVCLIPTSAHGTNPASAVMAGMQVVVVTCDTDGNIDLEDLQLKADKHRENLAAAMITYPSTHGVFEEKIREICDIVHQSGGQIYMDGANLNALVGIGQPADIGADVCHLNLHKTFCIPHGGGGPGMGPIGVKAHLTDFLPTHPLVSVGGDAGIGAVSAAPWGSPGILPISWAYIAMMGTQGLTAATEVAILNANYIAKRLAPHYPVLYTGKNGLVAHECIIDLRTFKKSADIDVTDVAKRLMDYGFHAPTVSWPVLGTMMIEPTESESRAELERFCDALISIREEIAEIEAGVADRVDNVLKNAPHTVEMVTQSEWRHSYSRESAAFPKPWVREAKFWPAVARINEVYGDRNLMCACPPLDEY
- the gcvH gene encoding glycine cleavage system protein GcvH — translated: MIPQNLRYMESHEWVRQQDDIATIGISDYAQSEIQDIVYVELPEAGTELTQKTEFGVIESVKAAFDLYAPVSGEVIEVNESLLDAPEQVNESPYDEGWFLKIRMTDASELDALLDADSYQAHIEAEHG
- the gcvT gene encoding glycine cleavage system aminomethyltransferase GcvT, giving the protein MKRTPLYEVHKGLNAKFTEFGSWEMPLQYSSIVKEHLAVRSIVGLFDLSHMGEIEVSGQGANELVQKLSTNDVSRLSNGRVLYTLFCNETGGIVDDLLVYRHADNCYMLVVNAANIEKDLAWVETYNDTGTEVKDISQDTALIALQGPQAIDLLNSFVPERDVSEIPYFRFVLGEVAGIPTVISRTGYTGEVGFELYVPAADAERLWDALYPVVIAVGGQPVGLGARDTLRLEAGLRLYGMDMNDNTNPFEVGLGRFVRLKNRQCIGKSALLAQKRKGITKQLIGFQMLDRAVARAGYTIYQGDERIGCVTSGAPSPSLKCSIGFAAIELRAGSENEKIDVEIRGKLHPAKIVEVPFVSMGT